Below is a window of Tissierellales bacterium DNA.
TTCATACATGGTCTCTGCAAGTAGAAAAATCTCATCTATATTTGAGGGCTTTATATAGTCCATAAGTTCTCCAAAGTATTCTATATCTCCATCCATTTCCAAAAATATATCTGAGACCTTATTTAAAATATCTAGTCTTTCTACTATACTGTCACTATCAGGAATCATTCCTAATACCTTATCAGGTAGGTTGTGACTATCAAGATAAAGTTTGCAATCCTGAAGGTAAGATACTCCTAATCTCATTAAGGCTTTTTCTATTTCAATATCAGGAAAGGGAAGGTAAATAAATTCACTTTGATCCTTGGCCTTTAATTCAAGAGCTGCCATGGATTCTCTCCATCCATAGTTAATGTATTTATATTTTTTTCTTCAAAAAATACCGCTACATTTATTTCTTTTAGGCGTCTTACATACTTTAGTGTGTCTAAAGTATTTCTCGCAAATCTAGATATAGATTTTATAATAA
It encodes the following:
- a CDS encoding antirestriction protein ArdA, translated to MAALELKAKDQSEFIYLPFPDIEIEKALMRLGVSYLQDCKLYLDSHNLPDKVLGMIPDSDSIVERLDILNKVSDIFLEMDGDIEYFGELMDYIKPSNIDEIFLLAETMYEFEVYDGIRDAEGYGRHMICESGHFEYDHNLEDYIDFKKYGQEKIANETGAFTEKRYLIYYGYNQKLLTDIP